In Microvirga sp. 17 mud 1-3, the genomic window CGGCTACACGCCGCGTCTGCGGCAGCACTACGAGGAAGTAGTGCGTCCGAAGCTCATTGAAGAGTTCGGCTACAAGAACCCGATGGAAGTTCCGAAGATCGAGAAGATCGTTCTGAACATGGGCGTCGGCGAGTCGACGGCCGATTCCAAGAAGGCTACCGTGGCCGCTGGGGATCTTGCGCTCATCGCCGGCCAGAAGCCGGTGATCACGAAGGCCCGTAAGGCGATCTCGCAGTTCAAGGTGCGCGAAGGCATGCCCATCGGCGCGAAGGTGACGCTCCGCAAGGCTCGCATGTACGAGTTCATGGATCGCCTCGTGACCGTGGCTCTTCCCCGCGTTCGCGACTTCCGCGGCCTGAACCCGCGCTCGTTCGACGGCCGCGGCAACTACGCCCTCGGAATCAAGGAGCACCTGGTGTTCCCTGAGATCAACTACGACAAGGTCGAGCAGGTTTGGGGCATGGACATCATCATCGCCACTTCGGCGAAGACGGACGATGAAGCCCGCGCCCTGCTGCGTCACTTCAACTTCCCGTTCCGGCAGTGAGGATCAACGTCCTCAAACGCGGACACTGGAGAAAATCGAATGGCTAAGAAAAGCGCTATTGAGAAGAACAAGCACCGTCGTGCGCTCGTGAAGAAGTTCGCGGGCAAGCGGGCTCGCCTCCTGGCGACCGCTAACGACGAGTCGAAGTCCATGGAGGAGCGCTTCGAAGCGCGCCTCAAGCTCGCTGAGCTGCCCCGCAATGCGAACCCGACCCGCATCCGCAATCGTTGCGAGGTGACGGGCCGTCCGCGGGCTTACTACCGCAAGCTCGGCATGTCCCGTATCGCGCTGCGCGAGCTCGGCTCCAACGGCCTGATTCCGGGCCTCGTGAAGTCCAGCTGGTAAGGGAGGGCATCATATGATCAACGATCCGTTGGGCGATATGCTCACCCGTATCCGTAACGCGCAGATGCGTCGTCGCGGCAACGTTTCCACCCCTGGCTCGAAGCTTCGTGCCCGCGTTCTCGACGTGCTCAAGAGCGAAGGCTACATCCGCGATTATTCGCAGACCGAGTTCGGCAACGGCCGGACGGAGTTCTCCATCGAGCTGAAGTACTACGATGGCCAGCCGGTGATCCGCTCGATCGAGCGCGTCTCCAAGCCGGGCCGCCGCGTCTATGCCTCCGTCGACACCATGCCCCGCGTGGCTGACGGCCTCGGCATCACCATTCTCTCGACGCCCCAAGGCGTGATGGCCGATCACGAGGCCCGTGAGAAGAACGTGGGCGGCGAAGTGCTCTGCAAGGTCTTCTAGGACCCGAGCGGATGCACAGAACCACGGAGATTACAGAATGTCTCGAGTAGGCAAGAAGCCCGTCCAGATCCCGTCCGGCGTGACGGCGACCGTCGACGGTCAGACGGTGAAGGTGAAGGGTTCCAAGGGCGAGCTTTCGTTCCTGGTCCCCGAAGAAGTGTCGGTGGCTCTTGAAGACGGCGCCGTGTCGGTCAATCCGCGCGACGAGTCCAAGATTGCCCGTTCCAAGTGGGGCATGTCCCGGTCCCAGGTTGCGAACCTGGTCGAGGGTGTGTCGAAGGGTTTCGAGAAGCGTCTTGAGATCAACGGCGTCGGCTATCGCGCCGCCGTTGCTGGCAAGGTGCTGAAGCTCTCCCTCGGCTACAGCCACGACATCGACTACGAGATCCCGGCCGGTGTCACGATCACGACGCCGAAGCCGACCGAAGTAGTCGTCGCCGGCATCGACAAGCAGAAGGTCGGCCAGACCGCCGCCGAGATCCGCGAGTATCGCGGTCCGGAGCCCTACAAGGGCAAGGGCGTCAAGTATGCCGACGAGTTCATCTTCCGCAAGGAAGGCAAGAAGAAGTAAGGACGACGTATCATGGCTGAGAAGAAAGGCGCCGAAGATCGCCGCAAGGCTCGGGTACGCCGTGCGATCCGTAAGGCAGCGAATGGTCGCCCGCGTTTGTCGGTCTTCCGTTCGTCGAAGCAGATCTATGCCCAGGTTATCGATGACGAGCGCGGCGTGACCGTGGCGTCGGCTTCGACCCTCGAGAAGGACCTGCGCGGCAAGCTGAAGACCGGCGCCACCGTCGAGGCGGCGAAGGAAATCGGCAAGCTCGTGGCCGAGCGCGCGACGAAGGCCGGCGTCAAGGACGTCGTCTTCGACCGTGGCGGCTACCTCTATCACGGTCGCGTCAAGGCCCTGGCCGACGCCGCCCGTGAAGGCGGACTTGATTTCTAAACGGCGGGTATTTCGAAACACCCTTAGCGAGCGGGCCCGCCGCCCGCGCAAGTGAGAGGTCTCATGGCGAGAGAACCTAGAGAACGTGCTGATCGCGAAGAGCGCGACAGCGAATTCGTCGACCGGCTTGTCCACATCAACCGCGTCGCGAAAGTCGTGAAGGGCGGCCGTCGCTTCGGCTTCGCTGCCCTGGTTGTGGTCGGCGACCAGAAGGGTCGTGTCGGCTTTGGTCACGGCAAGGCCCGCGAGGTGCCTGAGGCGATCCGCAAGGCGACCGATGCTGCAAAGCGTTCGATGATCCGCGTTGCGCTTCGTGAGGGCCGCACGCTGCATCACGACGTCAAGGGCCGTCACGGCGCCGGCAAGGTCGTGCTCCGCGCTGCTCCCCAGGGTACCGGCATCATCGCCGGCGGTCCGATGCGCGCCGTTTTCGAGACGGTCGGCATGCAGGACGTGGTGGCGAAGTCGCTTGGCTCCTCGAACCCGTACAACCTCGTTCGTGCGACCTTCGACGCGCTGAAGAACGAGGACAGCCCGCGTTCGGTTGCCGCTCGCCGGGGCCTCAAGGTCTCGACGCTGCAGGCCCGCCGCCGCGATACGTCCGACGCCGATGTCGGCGCCGAAGCGTAAGGAGGCTGATCCATGGCGAAGAAGCCTTCCGCCGAGACGGCGAAAACCATCACCGTTGAGCAGATCGGATCTCCGATCCGTCGCGAGGCCAAGCAGCGCCAGACGCTGATCGGCCTGAAGCTCAACAAGCTTCATCGGACCTCGACGCTTGTCGACACCCCCGCGGTGCGCGGCATGATCGAGAAGGTCAAGCACCTCGTGCGCGTTGTCGACGGGCAGTGAGGAGAGCGTCATGAAACTCAACGAAATTCGTGACAACGAAGGCGCCTCGAAGAACCGTATGCGCGTTGGACGTGGCATCGGTTCCGGCAAGGGCAAGACCGGCGGCCGCGGCGTGAAGGGGCAGACGTCCCGTAGCGGCGTCGCCATCAAGGGCTTCGAGGGTGGTCAGATGCCCCTGCATCGGCGTCTGCCGAAGCGTGGCTTCAACAACCCGAACGCTCGTGATCTCAACGAGGTCAATCTCGGCCGCATTCAGCAGGCCGTGGAGGCCGGCAAGCTCGATCAGAGCGCCCCGATCACCCTCGACAGCCTTCTCGCGGCCGGCGTCATCGCCAAGCCCCGCGACGGCGTGAAGATCCTGGGCCAGGGCGAACTGAAGGCCAAGCTGTCGTTCCAGGTGGCTGGCGCTTCCAAGTCGGCCGTCGAGGCGATCGAGAAGGCCGGCGGCTCGGTGACTCTGCTGAGTGCTGTTGCAGAGGCGTAAGCCAAGGCTTACATCGATAAAGATCCAAGCGGCGGCCCGCGTCTGATCGTGAGGCCGCCGTTTGCGTGACGATGATCACGTATCCAGTTAGTCAAGGACGAGACCCATGGCGTCAGCAGCCGAGCAACTTGCGGCCAACATCAATTTCGGTGCGATTGCCAAAGCCGATGAATTGAAGAAGCGCATTTGGTTCACCCTCGGTGCGCTGCTGATCTATCGGCTCGGCACCTATATCCCGCTTCCCGGCATCAACCCGGAAGCGCTGCGGCAGAGCTTCCAGAGCGCCAGCGGCGGTGTTCTCGGCCTCTTCAACATGTTCTCGGGCGGCGCCGTAGAGCGCATGGCGATTTTCGCCCTGAACATCATGCCGTATATTTCGGCTTCGATTATCGTCCAGCTGCTGACCTCGGTTCTACCTTCTCTTGAGGCGCTCAAGAAGGAAGGGGAGGCGGGCCGCAAGATCCTCAACCAGTATACGCGCTACCTCACGGTGTTCCTGGCTGTGTTCCAGTCCTGGGGTATCGCCGTCGGCCTGCAGAGCTCCGGAAGCATCGTCAGCGCCCCCGGGCCGTTCTTCCTCATCTCGACCGTGATCACGCTGACCGGCGGCACGATGTTCCTGATGTGGCTCGGTGAGCAGATCACCTCGCGCGGCATCGGCAACGGCACCTCGCTCATCATCTTCGCCGGCATCGTGGCCAACCTTCCGCATGCCATCGCCGGGACCCTCGAGCTCGGCCGTCAGGGCGCAATCTCGACCGTGGTCATCCTCGGCGTTGTCGTAATGGCCGTGGCGATCATCTATTTCGTCGTGTTCATGGAGCGCGCCCAGCGTCGCCTTCTGATCAACTATCCGAAGCGCCAGGTCGGCAATCGGATGTATGAGGGCCAGACCTCGTTCCTGCCTCTCAAGCTCAACACCTCGGGCGTCATTCCGCCGATCTTCGCCTCGTCGCTGCTGCTCCTGCCCGCTACCATTGCGAGCTTCCAGAGCGCGGGAGGGGACGGCACGGGCTTCATTGCCACGCTGACGGCCTATCTCGGCCATGGGCGCCCGGCCTATATGTTCCTCTATGCGGCCCTGATCGCGTTCTTCGCGTTCTTCTACACGGCCATCGTGTTCAATCCGCAGGAGACGGCCGACAACCTCAAGAAGCACGGCGGCTTCATCCCGGGCATCCGGCCGGGCGAGCGGACGGCTGAGTTCATCGATCAGGTATTGACACGCATCACGGTTCTCGGTGCAGCTTATCTTGTCATCATCTGTCTGATTCCTGAGCTTCTGGTCTCGTATGCGGCGCTGCCGTTCTATTTCGGCGGAACTTCGCTCCTGATCGTCGTCTCGGTTACGATGGATACGGTGGCCCAGGTCCATGGCTACCTGCTCGCCCATCAGTATGAGGGGCTCGTGAAGAAGGCCAAGCTCAAGGGCGCCAGACGGCGCTAAGCTGTCGCCCCGCCGAACGGCGGGGCTGTCGACGAGGTCAGGGGGACGTCGATGAGAATTATTCTGCTGGGGCCGCCGGGCGCCGGAAAAGGCACTCAGGCCGTTCGCATGGTGGAGCGTTTGGGAATTCCCCAGCTCTCCACCGGCGACATGCTCCGGGCGGCCGTTGCCGCCGGAACCCCGGTCGGCCTCAAGGCCAAGGAAATCATGGACCGTGGCGACCTGGTCTCCGACGACGTGGTTGTCGGCATCATTGCCGACCGGATCGAGGAACCGGATGCCAGGAACGGCTTCATCCTGGACGGGTTTCCCCGCACCGTCGCCCAAGCCGAGGCCTTTGACGCCATGTTGCGCGAAAAGGGCCTCAAGCTCGATGCCGTCATCGAGTTCAAAGTCAACGAGGGCGAACTCGTCGAGCGTATCGTGAAGCGCGCCAAGGAAACCGAGGCCCGCGGCGAGCCGGTCCGCAAGGACGACAATCCGGACGTGTTCAAGACCCGTCTTGAAGCCTACCGGATCCAGACGGCCCCGCTTTCGGCCTATTATGCCGACAAGGGCCAGCTCAAGACCGTCGACGGCATGAGGCCGATCGACGAGGTCACCGAAGTCGTCAAAGGCATCCTTGGCCGGTGAGGGCAGGGGCGCGTGCGCTCCTTCATCCGTCAAAGCGCGCGTCGTCACCGATAAGAAGATCGCGCGCATTTTTCGGGACAGGAAAACCGTATCCGGAGCCGGGCGTCTCGAAATAGAGCCTTCCGGTCTTATGGTAGTCGCTGAAATAGAGGCGGGCTCCGATCATCTGGAGGGTCAGGATCAGCGCCTGCATGGCGTCGACGCCATGGGCGCCACTCTCTTCCTTTCCGTTTGGCCAGCCAATCACGTAGCGGCATCGCCAGTCTTGTCCGGTGTGCTCAGGTGCGAATAGCTGCACAGAGACCTGCAGGTGTACCCCGCCATTTGTCGTGTATTGGAGCATGCGGTCTGCGATGAGCATGGCGCCTCTCTTAAGGTAAACGCTACCTGTCGGGGCTAGTGTGGGCTGTTTCGTCTTAAGTGTATGTAGATTGGCGGACAGAGTTTCAGTGACTGGATGGTCATGATGCAGCATTGCAGCGGCCTGTTGTGAGTCAAGACAAAAGCAGAACGTCGCCCTCGCGGCCTCCTTGCCGCCATTGATGAATTTTCGCTTAAATCCCTTGACGCACCTTCCCCAATGCGCTAGGCAACCGCTTCTCGCAAAAGAAGGCGCGATATGGAGGGTTTCGTATGGAGCCGCTCCGTATTGTCGTGTTCTTATCATCCGCGCAAGGGCCGGCCTCCACCGGACGCGCGATAACACCACCGAAGCGTCAAGCTTCGCCACATGGAGATGGACGATGGCCCGTATTGCAGGCGTCAACATTCCGACCAACAAGCGCGTCGTGATCGCGCTTCAGTATATCCACGGCATCGGGGCCAAGAAGGCCCAGGAAATCGTCGAGAAGGTGAACATCCCGGCCGAGCGCCGCGTGAACCAGCTCACCGACGCCGAGGTGCTCCAGATCCGTGAGGCCATCGACCGCGACTATATCGTGGAAGGCGACCTTCGTCGCGAAGTGTCCATGAACATCAAGCGCCTGATGGATCTCGGCGCCTATCGCGGCCTGCGTCATCGCCGCTCGCTCCCGGTTCGCGGTCAGCGCACGCATACCAATGCGCGCACCCGCAAGGGTAAGTCGAAGCCGATCGCCGGCAAGAAGAAGTAATTTCCCAGGTTGCCGCCTCCACGAGGCAGCATTTCTCCCGAGCGCCTGGCATCACGGGCGCGTTTGAAGGATTTGAAGTATGGCTAAAGAAGCTACCCGCGTCCGCCGTCGCGAACGCAAGAACATCGTGTCCGGCGTCGCTCATGTGAACGCCTCGTTCAACAACACGATGATCACCATCACGGACGCTCAGGGCAACACGATCTCCTGGTCGTCCGCTGGCGCGATGGGTTTCAAGGGCTCGCGGAAGTCGACTCCTTACGCTGCTCAGGTCGCCGCCGAGGATGCTGCCCGCAAGGCTTCCGAGCATGGCATGCGCACCCTCGAGGTCGAGGTGTCCGGTCCCGGCTCCGGCCGTGAGTCGGCCCTGCGCGCTCTCCAGTCGGCTGGCTTCACGGTCACGTCGATCCGCGACGTGACGCCGATCCCGCACAACGGCTGCCGTCCGCGCAAGCGTCGTCGCGTCTAAGGTCGTCCGGCGCGTGGGTTCGGCCCACGCGCGCTTCGGTTTCAAGGGTGGGTCCGTCCCGCCCTTCAAGCCGTACCTGCAAGAGGTGTGGTTGTGATCCAAAAGAACTGGCAAGAGCTGATTAAGCCCAACAAGCTCGAGGTCTCTCCCGGCGACGATCCGAAGCGCATCGCGACGATCGTGGCCGAGCCGCTCGAGCGCGGCTTCGGTACGACCCTCGGTAACTCCCTGCGCCGCGTGCTGCTGTCGTCCCTCCAGGGCGCGGCCGTGACGTCGATCCATATCGACGGTGTGCTGCATGAGTTCTCGTCCATCCCGGGCGTCCGCGAGGACGTGACGGATATCGTGCTCAACGTGAAGACCATCGCCATCAAGATGCAGGGCGAGGGACCGAAGCGCATGACCCTGCGCAAGACGGGCCCCGGCCTCGTCACGGCGGGCGACATCAACACGGTCGGCGACGTGCAGATCCTGAACCCCGAGCTGGTGCTCTGCACCCTCGACGAGGGCGCCGAGATCCGCATGGAGTTCACGGTCGATACCGGCAAGGGCTACGTTCCGGCCGAGCGCAACCGCGCCGAGGACGCCCCGATCGGCCTCATCCCGGTCGATTCGCTCTACAGCCCGGTGAAGAAGGTCTCCTACCGGATCGAGAACACCCGTGAGGGCCAGATTCTCGACTACGACAAGCTCATCATGACGGTCGAGACCAACGGCGCCGTGTCGCCGGAGGACGCGGTGGCCTATGCGGCCCGCATTCTCCAGGACCAGCTCCAGGTCTTCGTCAACTTTGAAGAGCCCCGCAAGGAGGAGGCTGCGACCACTGCGCCGCAGCTGCCGTTCAACCCTGCGCTGCTTAAGAAGGTGGACGAGCTCGAGCTGTCGGTCCGTTCGGCAAACTGCCTGAAGAACGACAACATCGTCTATATCGGCGACCTCATCCAGAAGTCCGAGGCGGAAATGCTCCGCACCCCGAACTTCGGCCGCAAGTCGCTCAACGAGATCAAGGAAGTTCTGGCCTCCATGGGCCTGCACCTCGGCATGGACGTGCCGGGTTGGCCGCCGGAGAACATCGAAGATCTCGCCAAGCGCTTCGAAGAGCATTACTAAGCTTTTGAAAGGGCCTGCCGTCTCGCGCGGCGGCCCTTTTTCCTGCCCCGCCGCAAAGGCGGATTGAAGAAGAGAGACGGTCGTTCCTTGGCACGGCGGCCGGAAAATCAAGGAGAAAGCCATGCGTCACGGATTTCGCGGCCGCCGGTTCAACCGCTCGGCCGAGCATCGTAAGGCCATGTTCGCCAATATGGCAGCTGCGCTGATCAAGCACGAGCAGATCGTCACTACCCTGCCGAAGGCAAAGGACCTGCGTCCGGTGGTCGAGAAGCTCATCACCCTCGGCAAGCGCGGCGACCTGCACGCCCGCCGTCAGGCTGCGGCCCAGCTTCGCGACGAGGATATGGTGAAGAAGCTCTTCGCTGTTCTCGGCCCGCGCTACCAGGACCGCCAGGGCGGCTATACCCGCGTCCTCAAGGCCGGCTTCCGCTTCGGCGACAACGCCCCGATGGCCGTGATCGAGTTCGTGGACCGCGACGTTGATGCGCGCGGCCAGGATTCGGGCCCGAGCCAGAAGGAAGAGATCGTCGAGGCAGCCGAGTAAGCTTCTCGACAGTAAGGTTTCGGAAAAGGCGGTCCTCAGGGCCGCCTTTTTCTTTACCGGAATAGCTTGGCGGCCCTTGAGGCACGAAAAGGGGGAATCCATTTCCGGGGTGATCTTCAGGCTGTGCGAAACCGGACGTCGCGTGGTGCTGGAATTTGGCTCTTTCGCCCCCAGGTTCTATCAAGGTTCACCCCCTGAACGGATTCGTCCCATGCGTTCCCTCCTCTTCAGCCGTACGTTCGCCGCTTTGCTCTTTGCCGCCCTCACGGCAGCCGTGCTCCCCATGGGGCAAGTCCAGGCGCAGGCCCCACAGGCCCAAACCCGCGCGCTGCCGGCGAACCAGGCACAGATCCAGCTCTCCTTCGCGCCGGTTGTGCGCGAAACGGCCGGAGCCGTGGTGAACGTCTATGCGACCCGCTCGGACCGACGGCAGAACGCCGCCATGGAGGAGTTCTTCCGGCGCTTCTTCGGCGAAAGCGCACCCAGCATGCCGCCGGGGCGCTCCCAGAGTTCGCTCGGATCCGGCGTTATCGTCGATGCGACCGGTCTGGTGATCACGAACAATCATGTGATCGAGAACATGAATGACGTGAAGGTCGCCCTGGCCGACAGGCGGGAATTCGAGGCCGACATTGTCCTTCGCGATCCGCGCATCGACCTTGCCGTCCTGAAGCTGAAAGGGGCTTCTAACCTCAATGTGATCGAGCTTGGCGATTCGGAGGCCCTGCAGGTTGGCGATCTCGTGCTCGCGGTCGGCAATCCCTTCGGTGTCGGTCAGACCGTCACCCAGGGCATCGTGTCCGCCCTGGCCCGCACGCAGGTCGGCATTTCCGACTACCAGTTCTTCATCCAGACCGATGCGGCCATCAATCCAGGCAATTCCGGCGGTGCGCTCATCGACATGAGCGGCCGGCTGGTGGGCATCAACACGGCCATCTATTCCCGCTCCGGCGGCAGCATCGGTATCGGCTTCGCCATTCCTTCGAGCATGGTCAAGGTCGTCATCAACTCGGCCAAGAGTGGAGCGAGCAGCGTCGTGCGCCCATGGCTCGGCGCCCGGCTCCAGGCCGTGGACGGGGAAATCGCCACGAGCCTCGGCCTCGACCATCCGACCGGCGTGCTCATCACGTCCATCTACGACCGCAGCCCGGCCGCGGATGCCGGCCTGAAGCGGGGCGATGCCATCCTGGCCGTGGATGGCCAGCCGGTCGATAATCCCGATGCCTTCGGCTACCGTTTCACACTCAAGGGAACCCAGGGCCAGGCGCCTCTGTCCGTCCTGCGCGACGGTAAGAAGACAACCGTTCAGGTCAGGCTTGCGCCTCCGCCTGAGACACCGCCCCGCGATGCAGTGCGGATCCGCTCCCGCTCCCCACTCTCCGGCGCGACTCTCGTCAACATTTCGCCCGCGGTGGCGGAAGAACTCCAGATCGACATGTCCGACGACGGCGTGGCCATTGCGGATCTCGACGAGCAGAGCGTGGCCGCGAGCGTCGGGTTCAAGAAGGGCGACCAGATTGTCGCCGTTAATGGAGAGCGCATCGCTTCCACCCGGGAGGTCGAGCGCGCTTTCAGCCGCAGCGGCGGCTATTGGGAGATCACTATCAACAGGGGCGGGCGGGTCTTCACCACGGTACTCGGCCGATGAGCGCCTGGACGGTTTCCGGGGAGCTTTCGGACACGGAGGCCGACACTGTCTTCCGCTGGATCGGGCAGGAGAGCTACTGGGCGAAGGGCCTGCCTCGGCAGCTCTTCGACCGTTCGCTGGCCCATTCCCTGTGCTTTGCCCTCCGGGACGGGCAGGGAGCCTTGCGCGGTTTCGCGCGGGTCGTCACGGACCGGGCCACCTTCGCGTATCTCTGTGACGTTTATGTCTGCCCGTCCGTTCGCGGACAGGGGGGCGGCAAGGCCCTGATCGGCGCGGTCATGGACTATCCGGACCTGCAGAACCTCCGCCGTTGGATGCTGATGACGCGGGACGCCCATGGGCTCTATGCTCCCTTCGGCTTCGGGCCTCCGGCCGATCCCGGCCGGGTCATGGTGCGCGTCGATCCTGAAGTCTATGCGCGCCTGAACGCCAGGGCTGATGGCGACGATTCCGGACAGGCCCTGGCCTCGTAGACGAGCATGAGCGATCTGTTTTCCTCCGCCGGTCTCGACCGGAACGCCCCCCGGCCCCTGGCCGACAGGATGCGGCCCACTACCCTGGCCGAGGTCGTCGGCCAGGAGCATCTCGTCGGAACGGACGGGATCCTGACGCGGCTTATCGCGTCGAAATCCCTCGGCTCCCTGATCTTCTGGGGACCGCCCGGAACGGGCAAGACCACGGTCGCCCGGCTCATGGCTCATGAGACCGACCTGCATTTTGAGCAGATCTCGGCCATCTTCTCCGGCGTTGCCGACCTCAAGAAGGTCTTCGAGGCGGCCCGCGGGCGGCGCTCCACGGGCCGGGGTACTCTGCTTTTCGTCGACGAGATCCACCGCTTCAACCGGGCGCAGCTCGATGCCTTCCTACCAGTAATGGAGGACGGCACGATCACCCTTGTGGGCGCCACCACCGAGAACCCGTCCTTCGAGCTGAACGCGGCGCTCCTGTCCCGCGCTCGGGTGCTGGTTTTCCGGGCCCTCGACGAGGCGGCGATCGCCAAGATCCTTGTCCGGGCGGAAGAGATCGAGGGGAAGCTTCTGCCACTGGACGAGGAGGCCCGCGCTTCCCTGATCCGCATGGCGGACGGGGACGGGCGTGCCTCCCTGACGCTGGCCGAGGAGGTCTGGCGCTCCGCGAAGCCGGGTGAGATTTTCGATGCGGCGCAGCTGCAGGAGATCATCCAGCGCCGGGCCCCGATCTACGATAAGGGGCAGGAGGGGCACTACAACCTGATCTCCGCCCTGCACAAGACGATCCGCGGCTCGGATCCCGACGCGGCGCTCTATTATCTCGCGCGGATGCTCGATGCGGGCGAGGACCGGCTCTTTATCGCGCGCCGCCTGGTGCGGGCGGCCGTGGAGGATATCGGTATGGCCGATCCCCAGGCCCTGGTGATCGCCAATGCGGCCAAGGACGCCTTCGATTTCCTCGGCTCTCCCGAGGGGGAGCTCGCCCTGGCCCAGGCGGCCGTCTATCTGGCGACCGCGCCGAAATCCAATGCTCTCTACACTGCCTATAAGACGGCGGTGCGGGCCGCGAAGGAGAACGGCTCCGTCATGCCGCCCAAGACCATTCTCAACGCGCCGACCAAGCTCATGAAGAACATCGGCTACGGCGATAACTACCGCTACGACCACGACGAGCCCGATGCTTTCTCGGGCAGGATTACTGGCCCGAGAAGATGGGCCGGCAGCATTTCTATGATCCGGTGGACCGGGGCTTCGAGCGGGAGATCCGCAAGCGGCTCGACTGGTGGGAGAGGCTCCGGAAGGAGCGGCGCGGTCAGTAGCGCATCGCAAGGGGCAGATCCTTATGACGTCCTACCTCCTCGTCTTCCTCGGCGCCGGAATCGGCGGGGCGCTCCGGCATGGGGTCAATCTCGGCTGTGCGCGGCTCTGCGGCATTTCCTTCCCCTGGGGCACGCTGACCGTGAACGTGGTCGGGTCCTTTGTCATGGGGCTGCTCGCCGGCTGGCTGGCCTTCAAGAGCGGGGAGAGCTGGAGCCAGCACCTGCGCCTGTTCCTGACCACCGGGATCCTCGGCGGCTTCACGACCTTCTCGTCCTTCTCGCTCGATGCGATCCTGATCTGGGAGCGCGGGGAGGCGGGCCTCGCGCTCGTCTATATCCTGGCCTCCTTCGTCCTTGCTCTGACCGGGCTGGCCCTCGGTCTCGCAATCGTCCGCACACTCGGATGACGGTGTCTTGAACCATGCCGCAACGATCGCACGCGATTGCCGCGTGGGCCGGGCTCTGTTACGCACTCTGACATGAGACAGAGCGGTTCAGGACGAAACGGCGGGCGCGGCGGGCGGTCGGGCATGCGGGAGAAATCCCGTACCCGTGAGGGCGCGCGCGCACGCCAGGGCGAAGCGAAGAAGCCCCGGAGCGCAAAGCCCGCGGCCGAGAGGAAGCCCCGCCCGGCGGTGGCGCCCCGTCCGAAACCTGCGGAAGCGCCACGTCAGCCGACCCGGGCCGAGGCGAAGGCTGCTGCCCAGGAGACCCTGGCGACGGGCGTCCAGACCCTTGTGGTGGAGCCGGATGAAGCGGATATGCGCGTCGACCGGTTCCTGGTGGCACGCTTCCCCCAGCTCGCCTTCACGCATATCCAGCGCATCGTCCGAAAGGGAGAGCTGCGCGTCGACGGCAAGCGGGCGCAGCCGAACGACCGCCTGCTGGCGGGCCAGAAGGTCCGCATTCCCCCGCTCAAGCTCGACCAGCCCAAGCTCGTGGCGCGCAGCACCGCCCGGGATCAGAGCGATCGGGATTTCCTGAAATCCATCACCCTCTACGAGGACAAGGACGTCCTCATCATCAACAAGCCCATGGGGCTCGCGGTCCAGGGCGGCTCCGGCACCACGCGCCATGTGGACGGGCTTCTCGATTCCATGCGGGACGCCGAGGGCCAGAAGCCCCGGCTCGTGCACCGGCTCGACAAGGACACGGCGGGCTG contains:
- a CDS encoding adenylate kinase — protein: MRIILLGPPGAGKGTQAVRMVERLGIPQLSTGDMLRAAVAAGTPVGLKAKEIMDRGDLVSDDVVVGIIADRIEEPDARNGFILDGFPRTVAQAEAFDAMLREKGLKLDAVIEFKVNEGELVERIVKRAKETEARGEPVRKDDNPDVFKTRLEAYRIQTAPLSAYYADKGQLKTVDGMRPIDEVTEVVKGILGR
- the secY gene encoding preprotein translocase subunit SecY, translated to MASAAEQLAANINFGAIAKADELKKRIWFTLGALLIYRLGTYIPLPGINPEALRQSFQSASGGVLGLFNMFSGGAVERMAIFALNIMPYISASIIVQLLTSVLPSLEALKKEGEAGRKILNQYTRYLTVFLAVFQSWGIAVGLQSSGSIVSAPGPFFLISTVITLTGGTMFLMWLGEQITSRGIGNGTSLIIFAGIVANLPHAIAGTLELGRQGAISTVVILGVVVMAVAIIYFVVFMERAQRRLLINYPKRQVGNRMYEGQTSFLPLKLNTSGVIPPIFASSLLLLPATIASFQSAGGDGTGFIATLTAYLGHGRPAYMFLYAALIAFFAFFYTAIVFNPQETADNLKKHGGFIPGIRPGERTAEFIDQVLTRITVLGAAYLVIICLIPELLVSYAALPFYFGGTSLLIVVSVTMDTVAQVHGYLLAHQYEGLVKKAKLKGARRR
- the rpsE gene encoding 30S ribosomal protein S5, translating into MAREPRERADREERDSEFVDRLVHINRVAKVVKGGRRFGFAALVVVGDQKGRVGFGHGKAREVPEAIRKATDAAKRSMIRVALREGRTLHHDVKGRHGAGKVVLRAAPQGTGIIAGGPMRAVFETVGMQDVVAKSLGSSNPYNLVRATFDALKNEDSPRSVAARRGLKVSTLQARRRDTSDADVGAEA
- the rplO gene encoding 50S ribosomal protein L15, whose protein sequence is MKLNEIRDNEGASKNRMRVGRGIGSGKGKTGGRGVKGQTSRSGVAIKGFEGGQMPLHRRLPKRGFNNPNARDLNEVNLGRIQQAVEAGKLDQSAPITLDSLLAAGVIAKPRDGVKILGQGELKAKLSFQVAGASKSAVEAIEKAGGSVTLLSAVAEA
- the rpsN gene encoding 30S ribosomal protein S14; the protein is MAKKSAIEKNKHRRALVKKFAGKRARLLATANDESKSMEERFEARLKLAELPRNANPTRIRNRCEVTGRPRAYYRKLGMSRIALRELGSNGLIPGLVKSSW
- the rpsM gene encoding 30S ribosomal protein S13 translates to MARIAGVNIPTNKRVVIALQYIHGIGAKKAQEIVEKVNIPAERRVNQLTDAEVLQIREAIDRDYIVEGDLRREVSMNIKRLMDLGAYRGLRHRRSLPVRGQRTHTNARTRKGKSKPIAGKKK
- the rplF gene encoding 50S ribosomal protein L6, with the translated sequence MSRVGKKPVQIPSGVTATVDGQTVKVKGSKGELSFLVPEEVSVALEDGAVSVNPRDESKIARSKWGMSRSQVANLVEGVSKGFEKRLEINGVGYRAAVAGKVLKLSLGYSHDIDYEIPAGVTITTPKPTEVVVAGIDKQKVGQTAAEIREYRGPEPYKGKGVKYADEFIFRKEGKKK
- the rplE gene encoding 50S ribosomal protein L5, whose translation is MAKAQVDGYTPRLRQHYEEVVRPKLIEEFGYKNPMEVPKIEKIVLNMGVGESTADSKKATVAAGDLALIAGQKPVITKARKAISQFKVREGMPIGAKVTLRKARMYEFMDRLVTVALPRVRDFRGLNPRSFDGRGNYALGIKEHLVFPEINYDKVEQVWGMDIIIATSAKTDDEARALLRHFNFPFRQ
- the rpsH gene encoding 30S ribosomal protein S8; translated protein: MINDPLGDMLTRIRNAQMRRRGNVSTPGSKLRARVLDVLKSEGYIRDYSQTEFGNGRTEFSIELKYYDGQPVIRSIERVSKPGRRVYASVDTMPRVADGLGITILSTPQGVMADHEAREKNVGGEVLCKVF
- the rplR gene encoding 50S ribosomal protein L18, which encodes MAEKKGAEDRRKARVRRAIRKAANGRPRLSVFRSSKQIYAQVIDDERGVTVASASTLEKDLRGKLKTGATVEAAKEIGKLVAERATKAGVKDVVFDRGGYLYHGRVKALADAAREGGLDF
- the rpmD gene encoding 50S ribosomal protein L30, with translation MAKKPSAETAKTITVEQIGSPIRREAKQRQTLIGLKLNKLHRTSTLVDTPAVRGMIEKVKHLVRVVDGQ